A window of Leptospira stimsonii contains these coding sequences:
- a CDS encoding ABC-F family ATP-binding cassette domain-containing protein, translating into MNLISVDKISKEIGDKVLFDQISFGINEGEKIGILGINGSGKSTLLKMLAGLDVPDSGQILKNKILQIAVLSQSPVYQPEHTILEHIFSSKSPILTTIRTYEDLCEKLGSGDSEVEREYERIMREMDRLGAWELEAWFRSVLKELDLPDLTLKMNSLSGGMLKKVALVQTLMEESNLLVLDEPTNHLDVDTIVWLQDYLTETKKAVLLVTHDRYFLEEVTDRIIELENGNLFSFPGNFGFYLEKKAEAEIIKEKTEHKEKRFLKKELEWLRRQPKARGTKQKGRTDRALEVMNRKKTGKEIVLDFSVSGRRLGKKILELKNLTKSYKSPLIQGFSYTFKNGERIGVVGPNGAGKSTLLNLITGRETPDSGDVSVGMNTNFGYFDQVSRELSGDMRVIEYIKKECGVSVKMSDGSILSAADMLELFLFDGRLQANFIKNLSGGEKRRLYLVSILMTNPNFLILDEPTNDLDIRTLSVLEEFLSEYGGCILVVSHDRYFMDRTVDYLFVFQGNGAIEKFPGNYSEYLEYKNYLIKQEDKKKSDGESKESEPEKPKSTKKGLNFQQKKELESIEEEIAVLEKEEQALTKILQSATGKPEDLVVSGNRLSEIHSILPVKLERWEELQNLL; encoded by the coding sequence ATGAATTTAATTTCCGTAGATAAGATCTCCAAAGAGATCGGTGATAAGGTCCTTTTTGATCAAATCAGTTTCGGTATCAACGAAGGGGAAAAGATCGGAATTCTCGGGATCAACGGTTCCGGAAAATCGACACTTCTCAAAATGCTCGCCGGATTGGATGTTCCGGATTCGGGGCAAATTCTCAAAAACAAAATTCTTCAGATCGCGGTCCTTTCTCAATCGCCGGTTTATCAACCCGAACATACGATCTTAGAACATATCTTTTCCAGCAAAAGTCCGATCCTAACGACCATCCGTACCTATGAAGACCTTTGTGAAAAACTAGGATCCGGGGATTCCGAGGTCGAAAGGGAATACGAACGAATCATGCGGGAGATGGATCGACTGGGCGCTTGGGAACTCGAGGCTTGGTTCCGATCTGTTTTGAAGGAATTGGATCTTCCCGATCTTACCTTGAAGATGAATTCTCTTTCCGGCGGAATGCTCAAGAAAGTGGCGCTTGTCCAAACACTCATGGAAGAATCGAATCTTCTCGTTTTGGACGAACCGACCAATCATCTGGATGTCGATACGATCGTTTGGCTTCAGGATTATCTGACCGAAACCAAAAAAGCGGTTCTTCTTGTGACTCACGATCGTTACTTTTTGGAAGAGGTCACCGATCGAATCATAGAACTCGAAAACGGAAATTTATTTTCCTTTCCGGGTAACTTCGGTTTCTATCTCGAAAAAAAAGCCGAGGCTGAAATCATAAAAGAAAAAACGGAACACAAAGAAAAACGTTTTCTCAAAAAGGAATTGGAATGGTTGCGAAGACAACCGAAGGCGCGGGGAACAAAACAAAAAGGAAGAACGGATCGCGCACTCGAAGTGATGAACCGGAAAAAAACGGGAAAAGAAATCGTTTTGGATTTTTCGGTTTCCGGCAGAAGACTTGGTAAAAAAATTCTTGAATTGAAAAATCTGACGAAGTCATACAAGTCTCCTTTGATCCAAGGGTTTTCTTATACGTTTAAGAACGGCGAACGAATCGGTGTCGTAGGTCCGAACGGCGCAGGTAAATCCACTTTGCTCAATCTAATCACGGGAAGAGAAACTCCCGATTCCGGAGACGTTAGCGTCGGAATGAATACGAATTTTGGTTATTTCGATCAGGTATCCCGGGAACTTTCCGGAGATATGCGTGTGATCGAATATATCAAAAAAGAATGCGGGGTTTCGGTGAAGATGAGCGACGGTTCTATTTTGAGTGCCGCAGACATGCTTGAACTTTTTCTTTTTGACGGAAGACTCCAAGCGAATTTTATCAAAAATTTATCCGGCGGAGAAAAAAGAAGACTCTATCTCGTTTCCATTCTAATGACCAATCCGAACTTTCTGATTCTGGACGAACCTACAAACGACTTGGACATACGGACCCTTTCCGTCTTGGAGGAATTTCTTTCGGAATACGGAGGTTGTATTCTGGTTGTTTCTCACGATCGTTACTTCATGGATCGAACGGTGGATTATCTCTTTGTGTTTCAAGGAAACGGAGCGATCGAAAAGTTTCCGGGAAACTATTCCGAATATTTGGAATATAAGAATTATTTAATTAAGCAGGAAGACAAAAAAAAATCGGACGGAGAATCGAAAGAATCGGAACCGGAAAAACCGAAGTCTACAAAAAAAGGACTCAACTTTCAACAAAAAAAGGAATTGGAATCCATAGAAGAGGAGATCGCGGTCTTAGAAAAAGAAGAACAGGCATTGACGAAGATTCTTCAATCTGCGACCGGAAAACCGGAGGACCTCGTCGTTTCCGGAAATCGACTCAGCGAGATCCACTCGATTCTTCCCGTCAAACTCGAACGTTGGGAAGAATTACAAAATCTACTTTAA